A single region of the Raphanus sativus cultivar WK10039 chromosome 1, ASM80110v3, whole genome shotgun sequence genome encodes:
- the LOC130508639 gene encoding NEDD8-activating enzyme E1 regulatory subunit AXR1-like isoform X2, whose protein sequence is MADEWTQSHSGNLPLTREEKKEFKDLVKSKMISMDEDNYKEAIEAAFKVFAPREISSEIQQISNDACAEASSNSSDFGVMVAALKEFVSNEGGGEAPLEGSIPDMTSSTEYRMVEEEFSNPSVTEIQKCLADEDYSWCNGILYSS, encoded by the exons ATGGCTGATGAATGGACTCAGTCCCATAGTGGCAATCTTCCTTTGACCAGGGAAGAGAAAAAAGAATTTAAG GATTTGGTGAAGTCCAAGATGATATCTATGGATGAGGATAACTACAAAGAGGCCATTGAAGCCGCTTTCAAAGTTTTTGCTCCTCGTGAAATCA GCTCAGAGATCCAACAGATCAGCAATGATGCTTGTGCTGAAGCGAGTTCAAACTCCTCAGATTTTGGGGTGATGGTAGCGGCTCTGAAG GAGTTTGTCTCGAACGAAGGTGGTGGAGAGGCACCCCTCGAAGGCTCTATACCAGATATGACGTCGTCAACAGA ATATCGTATGGTAGAGGAGGAGTTCAGCAATCCTTCTGTGACCGAGATTCAAAAGTGTTTAGCGGACGAGGATTACAG TTGGTGCAATGGGATTTTATATTCTTCTTAG
- the LOC130508639 gene encoding NEDD8-activating enzyme E1 regulatory subunit AXR1-like isoform X1: MADEWTQSHSGNLPLTREEKKEFKDLVKSKMISMDEDNYKEAIEAAFKVFAPREISSEIQQISNDACAEASSNSSDFGVMVAALKEFVSNEGGGEAPLEGSIPDMTSSTEYRMVEEEFSNPSVTEIQKCLADEDYRCEHKQKHHLV, translated from the exons ATGGCTGATGAATGGACTCAGTCCCATAGTGGCAATCTTCCTTTGACCAGGGAAGAGAAAAAAGAATTTAAG GATTTGGTGAAGTCCAAGATGATATCTATGGATGAGGATAACTACAAAGAGGCCATTGAAGCCGCTTTCAAAGTTTTTGCTCCTCGTGAAATCA GCTCAGAGATCCAACAGATCAGCAATGATGCTTGTGCTGAAGCGAGTTCAAACTCCTCAGATTTTGGGGTGATGGTAGCGGCTCTGAAG GAGTTTGTCTCGAACGAAGGTGGTGGAGAGGCACCCCTCGAAGGCTCTATACCAGATATGACGTCGTCAACAGA ATATCGTATGGTAGAGGAGGAGTTCAGCAATCCTTCTGTGACCGAGATTCAAAAGTGTTTAGCGGACGAGGATTACAGGTGTGAACACAAACAAAAGCATCATCTGGTTTGA
- the LOC108851630 gene encoding 50S ribosomal protein L6, chloroplastic: protein MASSVVTSFQPRSSFLGDRNVFKVTTKPIARVGFSSKTIECKESRIGKQPIAVPSNVTIALEGQDLKVKGPLGELALTYPREVELIKEDAGLLRVKKTVETRRANQMHGLFRTLTDNMVVGVSKGFEKKLILVGVGYRATVEGKELVLNLGFSHPVKMQIPDSLKVKVEENTRITVSGYDKSEIGQFAATVRKWRPPEPYKGKGVKYSDEIVRRKEGKAGKKK from the exons ATGGCTTCCTCAGTCGTCACTTCTTTTCAACCCAG GTCATCATTTTTGGGCGATAGAAACGTGTTCAAGGTCACAACCAAGCCGATTGCTAGAGTGGGTTTCTCCAGCAAGACCATAGAGTGCAAGGAGTCAAGGATAGGGAAGCAGCCCATCGCTGTACCATCCAATGTAACCATCGCATTGGAAGGTCAAGACTTGAAAGTCAAAGGTCCATTAGGAGAGCTCGCTCTAACTTACCCACGCGAAGTTGAGCTCATCAAAGAAGATGCTGGTTTATTGAGGGTCAAAAAAACCGTCGAAACTAGAAGAGCTAACCAGATGCACGGCCTTTTCAG GACGCTAACGGATAACATGGTAGTGGGAGTGTCAAAGGGCTTTGAGAAGAAGCTGATACTAGTGGGTGTCGGTTACCGTGCGACGGTGGAAGGGAAAGAGCTGGTTCTGAATCTGGGGTTTTCTCACCCGGTGAAGATGCAGATACCGGATAGTTTGAAAGTGAAAGTGGAAGAGAACACGAGGATCACGGTGAGTGGATACGACAAGAGCGAGATAGGGCAGTTTGCTGCGACGGTGAGGAAGTGGAGGCCGCCGGAGCCGTACAAGGGTAAGGGAGTGAAGTATTCAGATGAGATTGTGAGGAGGAAAGAAGGCAAAGCTGGAAAGAAGAAGTGA
- the LOC108859172 gene encoding shaggy-related protein kinase kappa, with the protein MASSGLGNGVGSSRSSKGVKASSSSVDWLTRDLVDMRIRDKVETDDDRDSEPDIIDGAGTEPGHVIRTTLRGRNGQSRQTVSYISEHVVGTGSFGMVFQAKCRETGEIVAIKKVLQDKRYKNRELQIMQMLDHPNVVALKHSFYTRADNEEVYLNLVLEFVPETVNRAARSYTRTNQLMPLIYVKLYTYQICRALAYIHNSFGLCHRDIKPQNLLVNPHTHQLKICDFGSAKVLVKGEPNVSYICSRYYRAPELIFGASEYTPAIDIWSTGCVMAELLLGQPLFPGESGVDQLVEIIKVLGTPTREEIKCMNPNYTEFKFPQIKPHPWHKVFQKRLPPEAVDLLCRFFQYSPNLRCTALEACIHPLFDELRDPNTRLPNGRPLPPLFNFKPQELSGIPSEIVNRLVPEHARKQNFFMALDA; encoded by the exons ATGGCTTCTTCTGGACTGGGAAACGGAGTAGGCAGTTCGAGATCTTCCAAAGGTGTAAAAGCCTCTTCTAGTTCAGTCGATTGGTTGACCAGAGATTTGGTTGACATGAGGATAAGGGACAAGGTCGAGACTGATGATGACAGG GATAGTGAACCAGATATTATTGATGGCGCTGGCACTGAACCTGGCCATGTGATTAGAACCACACTCCGTGGACGAAATGGCCAATCAAGACAG ACAGTCAGTTACATATCAGAACATGTAGTTGGTACTGGCTCCTTTGGCATGGTTTTCCAA GCCAAATGTAGGGAAACTGGGGAGATTGTTGCAATCAAGAAGGTTCTACAAGACAAGCGTTACAAGAACAGGGAGCTACAGATCATGCAGATGCTAGACCACCCTAATGTCGTTGCTTTAAAGCATAGCTTCTACACGAGAGCAGATAATGAAGAGGTTTATTTGAATCTTGTCCTTGAGTTTGTCCCTGAGACCGTCAATCGTGCTGCAAGAAGTTACACTAGGACGAACCAGCTCATGCCTTTAATATACGTTAAACTCTACACCTATCAG ATTTGCAGGGCGCTTGCTTACATCCATAATAGCTTTGGTCTTTGTCACCGTGATATTAAGCCTCAAAACCTGCTA GTGAACCCACATACGCATCAGCTAAAAATCTGTGATTTCGGGAGTGCAAAAGTGTTG GTGAAAGGAGAACCGAATGTTTCTTACATCTGTTCTAGATACTATCGTGCTCCAGAACTCATTTTTGGCGCCAGCGAATACACACCTGCAATTGATATATGGTCCACTGGTTGTGTGATGGCTGAATTGcttcttggacag CCTCTGTTTCCTGGTGAAAGCGGAGTCGATCAGCTTGTTGAAATCATCAAG GTTTTAGGAACACCAACGAGGGAGGAAATCAAGTGCATGAATCCAAACTATACAGAATTTAAATTTCCCCAGATAAAACCTCATCCATGGCACAAG GTCTTCCAAAAACGTTTACCACCGGAAGCGGTTGATCTTCTATGTAGGTTCTTCCAATATTCCCCTAATTTGAGATGCACAGCT TTGGAAGCTTGTATTCATCCGTTATTTGATGAGCTAAGGGACCCCAACACTCGTCTTCCCAATGGCCGGCCACTTCCTCCGCTTTTCAACTTCAAACCTCAAG AGCTATCTGGAATCCCTTCTGAGATCGTGAACCGGCTTGTACCAGAGCATGCCCGTAAGCAGAACTTCTTCATGGCTTTGGATGCCTAA